The following proteins are encoded in a genomic region of Entelurus aequoreus isolate RoL-2023_Sb linkage group LG01, RoL_Eaeq_v1.1, whole genome shotgun sequence:
- the LOC133662761 gene encoding tumor necrosis factor receptor superfamily member 5-like: MVSLHASIAALWILICRWTLEFAAGCETPEIDGRCCNLCPPGTHLKEFCTDTNQTVCSPCPSGFFSQQPNSFDRCTKCVLCQGDHQEQEETCSPIANAKCSCSPGFLCSNKVCSECQENKCAVGEKAVKKWSATDSMLYECKQACPDQEYFDVETNICIARTQCSKKGLVEQFPGNNTHDSVCLDHGTYALCVTVGIACALLSLILLAILSIVCKKKYKAAEAAVDSPVKLPSLCEYHLSQEESGMHLQTDSDKSPLQKIVIEMNEFRTSSD; this comes from the exons ATGGTTTCTCTTCATGCCTCAATAGCAGCTCTTTGGATTTTAATATGCAGGTGGACTTTAGAATTCGCTGCAGGTTGCGAGACTCCTGAGATCGATGGGAGATGTTGCAACCTTTGCCCCCCAG GAACACATCTAAAGGAGTTCTGCACAGACACAAACCAAACTGTCTGTAGTCCGTGTCCTAGTGGCTTCTTCTCTCAACAACCTAACAGCTTTGACCGATGTACAAAATGTGTGCTGTGCCAAGGTGATCACCAAG AACAAGAAGAGACGTGTTCGCCAATTGCAAACGCAAAGTGTTCGTGCAGCCCCGGTTTCCTGTGTTCCAACAAAGTGTGTTCAGAATGCCAGGAAAATAAATGTGCTGTTGGTGAGAAAGCAGTAAAGAAAT GGTCTGCTACAGACTCCATGCTGTACGAGTGCAAGCAAGCATGTCCTGATCAGGAATATTTTGACGTGGAAACGAATATCTGCATAGCCCGGACACA GTGCAGCAAAAAGGGACTTGTGGAGCAATTTCCAGGAAATAATACCCATGACTCAGTCTGCCTTGACCACG GCACTTATGCCCTTTGTGTGACCGTGGGCATCGCATGTGCTCTGCTGTCCCTCATTCTTCTTGCGATTCTGTCTATTGTCTGCAAAAAGAAGTATAAAGCAG CGGAAGCTGCAGTTGACTCGCCAGTAAAACTGCCCAGCCTGTGTGAGTATCACCTGTCACAAGAGGAGAGTGGAATGCATCTCCAGACTGATTCTGACAAGAGTCCACTCCAGAAAATAGTCATAGAAATGAATGAATTTAGGACATCCAGTGACTAA